The window CCAGAAAGGTTagaaagtttttaattttaagggtttagggttacaTTTTCTCAAAACTTAGTGCCGAAATGAAGCAGACTATATTTGAGAAGTCTGAATGGCGCAATATTATTGTAAAAGTCTTCTcttaattttgagaaatgaatGGCGCTATGCTTTTTCATAAGTCCACCCAGGGAAACATCCTGGAACTTCCAGGCATGCATGGTCGTGAGACCTCGGGAAATGTCACACTCAACACCCAAATATAGAAGACGAAATCTACAACAACTCAAAATTTAACTCAAAATTCCGACAATGTCACACACTCAACACCCAAGAAAGCTTGTATATATAGAACGACGACTTTAAGCCTCTCAATCTACCACAACTCAAACTCcctgaagaaaaagaaagccAACACTATTCCTACTTGTAAAATCAAACAGCAGATTACGCCCTATCAATGGCGACCAACGACGAGTCTTGGATGCGAGAGAAGCTTGAAGCACTGATGCCGTTGATCGGCGTGTACGTCGATCTCGCCTCCCTCGCTTGCGACATCCTAATCGCCGCAGATCTCATCCACGCCTTCCGCTCCAAGAAGCTATGGCTCCCCTCCAATTACTTCTCCCTCAACGCCCCCACCCTCGCCCTCCTCTCCGTCGCCCTCAAACTCCCCGCGGATATCACCACCAACATGACCGCCGCCACCGACCGCCTCGCCCAGATCAGCAGCCTCGCTCTCACGTCAACCTGCTTAGCCAACTTCCTGCTGTCGCTTGGATCCATGAGCGACGGCGACGTTCTCATCAACGTCACCGCAGTCAGCATTCTGATCGCCACCGTCGCAGCCGACGTCAGCATCCAAATCTTAGGTAATGATagaaattactccctccgacTCATTCAAGATGACaacctttcctttttttttttttgtcccaaTCCAGATGaccactttccaattttggaaatgaaCGTGGGCATCTTGAgtgggaaggagggagtatgatgGTTTCAGTTCTCTCTTTACACCGATGTGTGTGATAATTTTGGTAGTAAAtctttttgtttcatttgccAACAGGTACGCGGTCGTTCCTCAACCGCCGCCTCTTGCTCCCCGAGGAGATCCTCACGCTCACCCTCATGCTTCTTCTGCTTCTCGTCCTCGTTTCAACGGCGATAATGGTGCCCGCTAAGAAAAAATGCCTCGACGCTTTGTATCAGGAGAAGCATAATTTAGCCGATGCCACCGCCGACGTGGGGGCGGCGGCGGTTGACAGGCTGAGGAATCTCGTGGAGAAGTATTGGGTGATGGCGGCGGAGAGCAGCCCGCAGCTTATGATCGCTCGCTCCTCCGCCTGCGCAGCTGCCGGCGTCATCTGCCTCATAAACGCCCTTACCCTGGCACAGGCTATTGTGCGCACATGGATGGCGCATCGTAGCCTCGGCCTGACCGGTTCCAGCTACGGTTCCTCCACGGAATGGATTCTAGCCGTGCAGACGGTTGGAGTGATTTTCGGCACCTTCTCGACTTCGCTCCGGTGGTTCACAGCCGTCCGATACCGATGCTCCGATGACAGAAGCTTGAGATGTGAATTTGAAGTGGATGATTCTTGGACTAGGAAGCTTGTGGAGTTTCAGGAATGTCCAATTCATCATCCATCAATTAGGCACCACAAATACAGGAGATTTCTATACAATGCGAGAGGAATCTTAGTATATCTCATGCTCATAGCTCAAACATACGCTGTTTTGTTCTACAATCTAGTTTTAGTAATCTCATGCTGCGTGGCAAAGGCCGTCGTCAACACGAGAGCGGATTTGCCGGCCTACATGCTTCCGAAACAGGTGGAACAAGTTCTAGAAGCATCTAGAAGGAAGAAGCCGAGTACCCTAATCGAATTCCTGCGCGCTTCAACCTTCAAAGGCGTGGCGGATTTCGACAGCAGCCTCGTTCGAAGCATACACGGTAAAGACCCAAAAAACTGTAGAAATCCATCAGTTCCATCCTAAGACCAATTGGTTATAGGAGGAGGGCTCATGTgacttatatactagtttcagtttttctCTTGACACTGACGTGGGACagttatatgttatatttttagtttcaattgccaacaaaAACTGCTGGTCCCTCGCTGTGGTCACACTC is drawn from Salvia hispanica cultivar TCC Black 2014 chromosome 6, UniMelb_Shisp_WGS_1.0, whole genome shotgun sequence and contains these coding sequences:
- the LOC125195452 gene encoding uncharacterized protein LOC125195452; its protein translation is MATNDESWMREKLEALMPLIGVYVDLASLACDILIAADLIHAFRSKKLWLPSNYFSLNAPTLALLSVALKLPADITTNMTAATDRLAQISSLALTSTCLANFLLSLGSMSDGDVLINVTAVSILIATVAADVSIQILGTRSFLNRRLLLPEEILTLTLMLLLLLVLVSTAIMVPAKKKCLDALYQEKHNLADATADVGAAAVDRLRNLVEKYWVMAAESSPQLMIARSSACAAAGVICLINALTLAQAIVRTWMAHRSLGLTGSSYGSSTEWILAVQTVGVIFGTFSTSLRWFTAVRYRCSDDRSLRCEFEVDDSWTRKLVEFQECPIHHPSIRHHKYRRFLYNARGILVYLMLIAQTYAVLFYNLVLVISCCVAKAVVNTRADLPAYMLPKQVEQVLEASRRKKPSTLIEFLRASTFKGVADFDSSLVRSIHVSIANKNCWSLAVVTLTTIAVALPNVEKSKADQLVEDVRDGLFLVEAVEESFYSDGEWKNIRKAAEFWLRVDLFRKWQEFDLAEIRCNSRDFKHAVEWLAREGERIASGLKTDEPRIIAANAMYRIGSAVLSGCGDEESAVGDEEFFDRLIGIIADVLAACLANLERVISDKCRRSAIEEREKNVMQAALLLGRSEGILNILADRVLPEGLNEAAAAYVEEWRREMLPETEVEMVSSGSITPSEGSGSSDSSGFEGEFDSP